In one window of Neofelis nebulosa isolate mNeoNeb1 chromosome 15, mNeoNeb1.pri, whole genome shotgun sequence DNA:
- the KMO gene encoding LOW QUALITY PROTEIN: kynurenine 3-monooxygenase (The sequence of the model RefSeq protein was modified relative to this genomic sequence to represent the inferred CDS: deleted 2 bases in 1 codon) yields MELSDIQRKKIAVIGGGLVGSLNACFLAKRNFQVDVYEAREDLRVAKFARGRSINLALSYRGRQALHAIGLEDQIVAQGIPMRARMIHSLSGKKSAVPYGTKSQYILSISRENLNKELLTAVEKYPNAKVHFGHRLLKCNPEEGRITVLGSDKVPKDATYDLIVGCDGAYSTVRTHLMKKPRFDYSQQYIPHGYMELTIPPKNGDYAMEPNYLHIWPRNTFMMIALPNMNKSFTCTLFMPFEEFEKLLSSSDVLNFFQKYFPDSIPLIGEQALVQDFFLLPAQPMISVKCSSFHIKSHCVLMGDAAHAIVPFFGQGMNAGFEDCLVFDELMDKFNNDLSVCLPEYSRLRIPDDHAISDLSMYNYIEMRAHVNSRWFIFQKTMERFLHAIMPSTFIPLYTMVAFSRIRYHEAVLRWHWQKKVINKGLFFFGTLIAIGSTYLLMCSMSLRPLHYVRRPWDWLTYFQNRTCFPAHSMESLKEIPNVISR; encoded by the exons GTTGGATCATTAAATGCATGCTTCCTTGCAAAGAGGAATTTCCAAGTTGATGTATATGAAGCTAGGGAAG ATCTCCGAGTGGCTAAATTTGCACGTGGAAGAAGCATTAACTTGGCCCTTTCTTATAGAGGACGGCAAGCCTTGCACGCCATTGGCCTGGAAGATCAG ATTGTAGCCCAAGGTATTCCCATGAGAGCAAGAATGATTCACTCTCTTTCAGGAAAAAAGTCTGCAGTTCCCTATGGGACCAAGTCACAG TATATTCTTTCTATAAGCAGAGAAAATCTAAACAAGGAGCTGTTGACTG CTGTTGAGAAATACCCCAATGCAAAGGTGCACTTTGGCCACCGGCTGTTGAAATGTAATCCTGAGGAAGGAAGGATCACAGTGCTTGG atctgACAAAGTTCCCAAAGATGCCACTTATGACCTCATTGTAGGATGTGATGGAGCCTACTCAACTGTCAGAACTCACCTCATGAAGAAACCACGCTTTGATTACAGCCAGCAGTACATTCCTCACGGGTACATGGAGCTGACGATTCCACCCAAGAATGGGGAT TATGCCATGGAACCTAATTATCTGCATATTTGGCCTAGAAATACCTTTATGATGATTGCACTTCCTAACATG AACAAATCTTTCACATGTACTTTGTTCATGCCCTTTGAAGAGTTTGAAAAACTTCTAAGCAGCAGTGATGTGCTGAATTTCTTCCAGAAGTACTTTCCAGATTCCATCCCTCTAATTGGAGA gcAAGCCCTGGTAcaagatttctttctgttgccGGCCCAACCCATGATATCTGTGAAGTGTTCTTCTTTTCACATTAAATCACACTGTGTGCTGATGGGGGACGCGGCTCATGCCATAGTGCCCTTTTTTGGACAAGGAATGAATGCA ggCTTTGAAGACTGCCTGGTATTTGATGAGTTAATGGATAAATTCAATAATGACCTTA GTGTGTGTCTTCCTGAATATTCAAGATTGAGAATTCCAGACGACCATGCAATCTCAGACCTGTCCATGTACAATTACATAGAG ATGCGAGCACATGTCAACTCGAGGTGGTTCATCTTCCAAAAAACCATGGAGAGATTTCTTCATGCTATTATGCCATCTACCTTTATCCCTCTCTATACCATG GTTGCCTTCTCCAGAATAAGATACCATGAGGCAGTGCTGCGCTGGCATTGGCAGAAAAAG GTGATAAATAAAGGACTCTTTTTCTTTGGAACACTGATAGCCATCGGTAGCACCTACTTACTTATGTGCTCCATGTCACTGAGACCCCTGCACTATGTCAGAAGACCATGGGACTGGCTCACTTACTTCCAG AACAGGACCTGTTTTCCTGCACACTCCATGGAGTCACTAAAAGAAATTCCCAATGTCATTAGCAGGTGA